GCTTCCGGTGGCGCCGCCCTTCCCGGCGGCGCCACCGCATGCTCCACTAGGCACCGCAAGGCCCCACGGGCCACCGCTCAGCAGCAGCCGCCCCCGCCGCCCCCGGGCAGCGTCCGCTTGTTCCGCGCCTCCTGGTTGCGCGCCATCAGCAGTTCGTCGGCCGGATAGCCGACCTCCTCCAGCGTCAGCCCGTGCGGCCGTACGACATGGACGGCGGAGTCCCGTACGCCGGCGGCCAGCACCTTCCCCGGCCACTCCACCGGCCGGTGCCCGTCGCCGACGAACAGCATCGCCCCCACCAGCGACCGCACCATGTTGTGGCAGAAGGCGTCCGCCCGCACGGTCGCCGTGATGATCCCGTCCGCCCCGCGCGACCAGCTCAGCTCCTGCAGCGTGCGGATCGTCGTCGCGCCCTCCCGCCGCTTGCAGTACGCCGCGAAGTCGTGCTCCCCCAGCAGCGGCCGCGAGGCCTCGTTCATCGCCTCGACGTCCAGCTCCCAGTCGTGCCACAGCACATGGCCGCGCAGCAGCGGATCCACGCCCCCGTGGTGATCGGTCACCCGGTACGCATAACGCCGCCAGATCGCCGAGAACCGCGCATTGAACCCGTACGGCGCCTCGGCCAGCCGCCACACCCGCACGTCCTTGGGCAGCCGCCCGGCCAGCCGCCGCAGCAGCTTGTCCGCGTGCTCGGCCCACACCTCCGCCGGCAGGTCCACATGCGCCACCTGGCCCCGCGCATGCACCCCCGCATCCGTCCGCCCGGCCACGGTGAGCTCATACGTCTGTCCGGACCGGGTCACGGTCCGCAGCGCGTCCTCGATCTCCCCCTGCACGGTCCGCCGGCCACCGGCCTGCTTCGCCCACCCGGAGAAGTCCTTTCCGTCGTAGGAAAGGTCCATCCGCACCCGGACGAACCCGGGCTCCACTTCGTCACTCACGACAGCAATCCTCCCTCACGCCACGGGCAGCCGTTCCGCACGGGCCCCTCCCCCGAACACCACGCCTCGGGCACCGCGGACCGCCCCCCACCACGGCCCGCCCGCGCATGCGAAAGCGGGCCCGCCCCGAAGGGCGGACCCGCTCACACGTCGGTCAGGACTCAGGCGTCCTTCGACTCCTCGGTCGCCTCGGCAGCCGGGGCCGCCTCCGCGTCCTTGGCCGCACGCTTCGTCGCGGCCTCGGCCTCACCGGTGGCCTGCTGGGCCACGGTCAGCGCCTCCACCAGCTCGATGACGGCCATGGGCGCGTTGTCGCCACGGCGGTTACCGATCTTGGTGATACGGGTGTAGCCACCCGGGCGGTTCTCGAACCGCGGGGCGATCTCCGTGAAGAGCGTGTGCACGACGCTCTTGTCCGAGATCAGCTGCATGACCTGACGGCGGTTGTGAAGGTCGCCCTTCTTCGCCTTGGTCACCAGACGCTCCGCGTACGGACGCAGACGACGGGCCTTGGCCTCGGTCGTCGTGATGCGGCCGTGCTCGAAGAGCGAGGTGGCCAGGTTGCGCAGCATCAGACGCTCGTGCGCAGCGCTGCCGCCCAGACGGGCACCCTTGGCGGGCTTCGGCATGGTGTATCTCCTTGATGTCTGCCCCGGCCGTATCAGGTACCGGGGTCAGTATCTGAGCAGACGGTTGTCCGTCAGAGACCGGGAGCGGCCCCGAAGGGCGCTCCCGGAAGGGGCGCGGGGAACTGCGCGACAAGCCACAGCGCACCCGCACCCGGGTACGGACCGAAAGGCCCGAGCCCTTAGTACTGCTCGGTCTCGACGAAGCCCGCATCCGCGTCGTCGTCCGCGCCGAACGCGTCCGCCGCGGCGGTCGGGTCGAATCCGGGCGGGCTGTCCTTGAGGGCCAGGCCCATGCCGGCCAGCTTCGCCTTGACCTCGTCGATCGACTTCGCACCGAAGTTGCGGATGTCGAGCAGGTCGGCCTCGGAGCGCGCCACGAGCTCACCCACGGAGTGGATGCCCTCACGCTTGAGGCAGTTGTACGAGCGGACCGTGAGCTCCAGCTCCTCGATCGGCAGCGCCAGGTCGGCGGCCAGGGCGGCATCCGTCGGGGACGGGCCCATGTCGATGCCCTCGGCGTCGATGTTGAGCTCACGCGCCAGACCGAACAGCTCGACCAGGGTCTTACCGGCGGACGCCATGGCGTCACGCGGGCGCATGGCCTGCTTGGTCTCGACGTCGACGATCAGCTTGTCGAAGTCGGTGCGCTGCTCGACACGGGTCGCCTCGACCTTGTACGTGACCTTGAGCACCGGCGAGTAGATGGAGTCGACCGGGATACGGCCGATCTCCTGGCCCACCTGCTTGTTCTGGACGGCGGAGACGTAGCCGCGACCGCGCTCGACGGTCAGCTCCATCTCCAGCTTGCCCTTGCCGTTGAGCGTGGCGAGGACCAGGTCCGGGTTGTGCACCTCGACACCGGCCGGCGGGGCGATGTCCGCGGCGGTGACCAGGCCGGGGCCCTGCTTGCGCAGGTACATCACGACCGGCTCGTCGTGCTCCGAGGAGACGACCAGCTGCTTGATGTTGAGGATGAGGTCGGTGACGTCCTCCTTGACGCCCGGCACGGTGGTGAACTCGTGCAGGACACCGTCGATGCGGATGGACGTGACCGCCGCACCCGGAATCGAGGACAGGAGGGTCCGACGCAGGGAGTTGCCGAGGGTGTAGCCGAAGCCCGGCTCCAGCGGCTCGATCACGAACCGGGAGCGGTATTCGTCGACGACCTCTTCGGTCAGCGAGGGACGCTGAGCAATCAGCATGGTGTTCGATCCTTCAGTCGTGGACGCCCGCTATTTGACGCCCGCTGTACTGACAAGGGTACGGGCGGTACGGCGCCATCGGCTCCGTACCGCCCCCACCGGTCAGCTCTTACTTGGAGTAGAGCTCAACGATCAGCTGCTCCTGCACCTGGGTGTCGATCACCTGGCGCTCGGGCATGCTGTGCACGAGGATCCGCAGGTTGGAGGGGATCGCTTCCAGCCAGGCCGGAACGGTCCTCTCGCCGGCCTCGGCCTGCGCCACCGCGAACGGGGTCAGGTTCCGAGAGGCCTGGCGGACCTCGACGATGTCGTTCACGGCCACGCGAGCCGACGGAATGTCGGTCTTGCGGCCGTTCACCGTGATGTGTCCGTGACGGACCAGCTGACGGGCGTGGTCGCGGGACTTGGCAAAGCCGGCCCGGTAGACCACGTTGTCGAGGCGGGTCTCAAGGATGCGCAGAAGGTTCTCACCGGTCTTGCCGGTCTTCTGGTTCGCTTCCTTGTAGTAGTTCACGAACTGCTTCTCCAGGACACCGTAGATACGGCTGCACTTCTGCTTCTCACGAAGCTGGAGCAGGTACTCGCTGTCCTTGGTGCGCCCGCGACCGTGCTCACCCGGGGGGTAAGGACGGATCTCAATCGGGCACTTCGCGCTCTCGCACTTGCTCCCCTTGAGGAAGAGCTTCTGCTTCTCCCGACGGCAACGCTTGCAGTCGGCCCCGGTGTATCGCGCCATTTTCCAGTTGTCTCCGTTACCTCAGTGCGTCAGACGCGCCGGCGCTTGGGCGGGCGGCATCCGTTGTGCGGAGTGGGGGTGACGTCCTGGATCGAACCCACCTCGAGGCCGGTGGCCTGGAGGGAGCGGATCGCGGTCTCACGGCCGGAGCCGGGACCCTTGACGAAGACGTCGACCTTGCGCATGCCGTGCTCCTGCGCGCGGCGGGCGGCCGACTCGGCGGCCATCTGCGCGGCGAAGGGGGTGGACTTGCGCGAGCCCTTGAAGCCGACGTGGCCGGCCGAGGCCCAAGAGATCACGTTGCCCGTGGGGTCCGTGATCGAAACGATCGTGTTGTTGAACGTGCTCTTGATGTGAGCGTGCCCGTGGGCAACGTTCTTCTTCTCCTTGCGGCGCACCTTCTTGGCGCCGGCCGTACGGCCCTTCGGAGGCATTCATTACTCCCGTGGAGGTGGTCGGTCCTACAGCGAAGACCGCTTGCAGGGGCCCGGGGGGCGTCCCCCGG
This portion of the Streptomyces sp. 2114.4 genome encodes:
- the truA gene encoding tRNA pseudouridine(38-40) synthase TruA, coding for MSDEVEPGFVRVRMDLSYDGKDFSGWAKQAGGRRTVQGEIEDALRTVTRSGQTYELTVAGRTDAGVHARGQVAHVDLPAEVWAEHADKLLRRLAGRLPKDVRVWRLAEAPYGFNARFSAIWRRYAYRVTDHHGGVDPLLRGHVLWHDWELDVEAMNEASRPLLGEHDFAAYCKRREGATTIRTLQELSWSRGADGIITATVRADAFCHNMVRSLVGAMLFVGDGHRPVEWPGKVLAAGVRDSAVHVVRPHGLTLEEVGYPADELLMARNQEARNKRTLPGGGGGGCC
- the rplQ gene encoding 50S ribosomal protein L17, producing MPKPAKGARLGGSAAHERLMLRNLATSLFEHGRITTTEAKARRLRPYAERLVTKAKKGDLHNRRQVMQLISDKSVVHTLFTEIAPRFENRPGGYTRITKIGNRRGDNAPMAVIELVEALTVAQQATGEAEAATKRAAKDAEAAPAAEATEESKDA
- a CDS encoding DNA-directed RNA polymerase subunit alpha, whose amino-acid sequence is MLIAQRPSLTEEVVDEYRSRFVIEPLEPGFGYTLGNSLRRTLLSSIPGAAVTSIRIDGVLHEFTTVPGVKEDVTDLILNIKQLVVSSEHDEPVVMYLRKQGPGLVTAADIAPPAGVEVHNPDLVLATLNGKGKLEMELTVERGRGYVSAVQNKQVGQEIGRIPVDSIYSPVLKVTYKVEATRVEQRTDFDKLIVDVETKQAMRPRDAMASAGKTLVELFGLARELNIDAEGIDMGPSPTDAALAADLALPIEELELTVRSYNCLKREGIHSVGELVARSEADLLDIRNFGAKSIDEVKAKLAGMGLALKDSPPGFDPTAAADAFGADDDADAGFVETEQY
- the rpsD gene encoding 30S ribosomal protein S4 gives rise to the protein MARYTGADCKRCRREKQKLFLKGSKCESAKCPIEIRPYPPGEHGRGRTKDSEYLLQLREKQKCSRIYGVLEKQFVNYYKEANQKTGKTGENLLRILETRLDNVVYRAGFAKSRDHARQLVRHGHITVNGRKTDIPSARVAVNDIVEVRQASRNLTPFAVAQAEAGERTVPAWLEAIPSNLRILVHSMPERQVIDTQVQEQLIVELYSK
- the rpsK gene encoding 30S ribosomal protein S11, producing MPPKGRTAGAKKVRRKEKKNVAHGHAHIKSTFNNTIVSITDPTGNVISWASAGHVGFKGSRKSTPFAAQMAAESAARRAQEHGMRKVDVFVKGPGSGRETAIRSLQATGLEVGSIQDVTPTPHNGCRPPKRRRV